The following coding sequences lie in one Mesorhizobium sp. NZP2298 genomic window:
- a CDS encoding NUDIX domain-containing protein, translated as MANPEDAFRQTGWPGLRARLFHLYFVLRRPMTLGVRGLIHDAANNSVFLIRHTYVPGWQLPGGGVETGETLAEALARELAEEGNIALTAPPVLKSMHFNRRSSRRDHVGLYLIEHFSQTAPKQPDHEIAEAGFFPLDRLPEGTTPATLRRIAEVFRDEPTSPHW; from the coding sequence ATGGCAAATCCGGAAGATGCCTTCCGCCAGACCGGTTGGCCGGGGCTGCGCGCCAGACTGTTCCATCTCTATTTCGTGCTGCGGCGGCCAATGACGCTCGGCGTGCGCGGCCTCATCCATGACGCCGCCAACAATTCGGTTTTCCTCATCCGACATACCTATGTGCCGGGCTGGCAGCTTCCCGGCGGCGGCGTCGAAACAGGCGAAACGCTGGCCGAAGCATTGGCGCGGGAACTCGCCGAGGAAGGCAACATCGCGCTGACCGCGCCGCCGGTTCTCAAATCGATGCATTTCAACCGCCGCTCCAGCCGCCGCGACCATGTCGGTTTGTACCTGATCGAGCATTTCAGCCAGACGGCACCGAAGCAGCCGGACCACGAGATCGCCGAAGCCGGTTTCTTCCCGCTGGATCGCTTGCCGGAAGGCACGACGCCAGCGACGCTCCGGCGGATCGCCGAGGTTTTTCGGGATGAGCCGACATCGCCCCACTGGTAG
- a CDS encoding metallophosphoesterase family protein translates to MFRLAHISDVHLGPLPDVSYRDLASKRVLGYVNWQRNRRRHMHDAVIDAITADIKAQNPDHLAVTGDLVNLALDGEIEMAKHWLETLGSPHDVSVVPGNHDAYVPGAFDKVCRAWAAWMSGDGVNAPVDRNAFPYLRVRGNVALIGVSTARATAPFMANGFFMEGQAERLGKILRDTAAQGLFRAIMIHHPPVRGAVSQHKRLFGIARFHKIIRRHGAELVLHGHSHLPSLFQIGPRDAKVPVVGVAAAGQAPGGKHPAAQYNLFDIDGEKGNWRIRLTRRGLTGPAIPPTDLQTMELGVEASASIAAG, encoded by the coding sequence ATGTTCAGGCTCGCGCATATTTCCGATGTCCATCTGGGGCCGCTCCCCGATGTATCCTATCGCGATCTCGCCTCCAAGCGCGTGCTCGGCTACGTCAACTGGCAGCGCAACCGCCGCCGTCACATGCACGATGCTGTCATCGATGCCATCACCGCCGATATCAAGGCGCAGAACCCCGACCATCTCGCGGTCACCGGCGACTTGGTCAATCTGGCGCTCGACGGCGAGATCGAGATGGCCAAACACTGGCTGGAGACGCTGGGATCGCCGCATGATGTTTCGGTGGTTCCGGGAAACCACGACGCCTACGTGCCTGGCGCCTTCGACAAGGTCTGCCGCGCATGGGCGGCCTGGATGAGCGGCGACGGCGTCAACGCACCGGTCGACCGCAACGCATTTCCCTATCTGCGCGTGCGCGGCAATGTCGCGCTGATCGGCGTCTCGACGGCGCGTGCCACGGCTCCCTTCATGGCCAACGGCTTCTTCATGGAGGGGCAGGCGGAGCGGCTCGGCAAGATCCTTCGCGACACGGCCGCGCAAGGCCTGTTTCGCGCGATCATGATCCACCATCCGCCGGTGCGCGGCGCCGTCTCGCAGCACAAGCGCCTGTTCGGCATCGCCCGCTTCCACAAGATCATCCGCCGGCACGGCGCGGAGCTCGTCCTGCACGGACATTCGCATCTACCCTCACTGTTCCAGATCGGTCCGCGCGACGCCAAGGTTCCGGTGGTCGGCGTCGCCGCCGCCGGTCAGGCGCCGGGAGGCAAGCATCCGGCGGCACAGTACAATCTGTTCGACATCGATGGCGAAAAGGGCAATTGGCGGATCCGCCTGACGCGGCGCGGCCTGACCGGGCCTGCGATACCGCCTACCGATCTGCAGACCATGGAACTGGGTGTGGAGGCCAGCGCTTCTATTGCCGCAGGCTGA